The genomic stretch AGACATCATTTGGGGGaactttattcactgcttcaacaaTGGATGCTAACAACAACATATTCCCATTAGCCTTTGGAATTGGAGACTCTGAAAATGATTCATCATGGTTATGGTTTTTCACAAAGCTAAAGGAGACATATGGAGAAAGAGAAGGTACGGTTTTCTTCTTTATATTCTTATTGAAACAAACTAAACTCATAAAATTATCAGTTTAATAATAATCCAGCAATAAAATAGAGAAAACagtgtaaaaaataaaataacagtcATACAAATTAATGAAACTAGTTACTCAGTTAATACTTAATAACCAGTTACTCCATTGTGATTTTGCAAAACAGGTATGGCAATCATTTcagacaggcataaaagcatagAAAATGCTATAGACCATGTATACCCAAAAGCTTTCCATGGAGCATGCATATTCCACCTGTTAAATAACATCAAAGTCAATTTTGGTGTCCATGGGGAGGACCTAAACCTAAACTTTGTCAAAGCAGCAAAGGCATACAGGGTACAATCATTTGAGCATTACATGCATGAAATAGACAAGATTGACACACGCATAAGACCGTATTTACAAAAAATTGGATATTCAACTTGGTCTAGATGCCATGCTCCAACAAGAAGATATACAATGATGACATCAAATATAGTTGAATCAATAAATGCTGCATTGAAAGCTGCAAGAACGCTGCCAATCACTACAATGATGGAGGGCCTTCGAAGTTTAGTTCAAAAATGGGTATGGAAAAATGGTAACGAAGCAAACGGAACATTCACACAAGTAACAACAGATACTGAAACTGTGCTTAGAGAAAACTTTATTCGTGCCATTAAATTTCAGGTACCTGACATATATTGAGCACtgaatattatttatcaaaactCTTAGTAACCAGTTACTCAAAAATATCACAGTATCCAGTTTCTAACATGTGTTTCTCTACTAAAATAAACAGGTCTTCCCAGTAAACACTATACTGTACCAAGTTGTGGTTGAACAGAAAGGAAATTTTTTGGTCAACCTAATGGAGAAAACATGTGAATGCAAAAGATTCCAACAAGACGAAATACCGTGTGCACATGCAATAGCAGTATTCGCCAAAACACGGCTGAAAACATATGATTATGTTGCTGATTACTACAAAACTACAACTATGAAAGCAACATATGACTCAACTGTTCATCCATTGCCAAATGAAGGCGAATGGACACTGCCAGAGACTTTAAACATAATTGTCCTACCACCAAAATCAAGAAAACCACCAGGCCGCCCTAGAAGGAAAAGAATCAGATCTAGAGGAGAACCAAAGGTGCAAATAAAATGTGGAAGATGCGCACAGCAAGGGCATAACAGAAAAACATGCAGGAATGAACCAATCCCAAAGCTGCGAAACACAACAAAGTCAAAGAAAATAGACAAATAATTTTCTAAAGAATAGATATACTACAATTTCAATATTTTCATTTCATGTAATAAAATTGTATCCTAATGTTTTCTACTTCAATAAAAGTACAAACTTTTTAAACATTTTACATTTTATAAACTTGATACTCAACTTCATGGTTCCAAACACAAAGATATTCCAAATCTGGATactcaagtacctggttacaacacatattatagaaagaaaaaaaaacagatacTATAAGTAAATTTAACAAACAACTACATATACATGTAACCAACGATTTAAAAACCTAATTATAAAACCACAAATCTttcacaaaaaacaaaaaaacataaaatattataaacttGATACTCAACTTCTAGGTTCCAACACAAGATAttcaaaaactgaaaattcaagtacctggttacaacacataaaaatataaaaaacaaaaagcAATCACTATAAGAAATTTTAACAAAcaactatatattaataaaaccaaCTACTTTAAAAACCTAGTTATATAATCAGAAATCgttcacacaaaaaaaaaaaaacaacaaacataaaaaaataaaaaataatttaaaaaatagaaataaaaactaAAGAAACAGTAACCAGTTACCTGAAACATATAGCTTTTACAATCTAACACAGAAGTAACCGGTTACACCATCTTCATACAATAATAATTGAAacctatatgaaaaaaaaaacatgtacatCACAATATCTtcacactttaaaaaaaaaaaaaactccaacactattgaataaaaaaacatacacattaaaataatatacattaaaaaaaactttatattaagcCAAAAGTTGAAACCAATTCTTTAcattgaccaaaaaaaaaaaaaaaaaccatacatAAGTCCAGTACTAAAACAGTACCCAATTACAAACCACAACTTCACTATTAAACAACGAAAGAAAAAAAAGACATGGTCGTTAATacagctaaaaaaaaaaaactccaacatCTCTACTTATAATTCCTCCTCCTCTTTGATTTCTTTGATGGAGCATCATCTTCGGTCTTGTACCCACCAATCTGCTTCTTTTTTGCATGACTATACAAGTTAATGGCAAGATAATCACGATAGGTAGCAATTTTGGCAGCCATGTTCTTCGGGATGTCATCAATCTTCCCATGAATAAACAAATCAGCATACTTGATAACAAATACTCCACAATCactgcaaaaaacaaaaaaaacaaaaaacacaaaaaacaGAATATGAAATTacttaaaaacaaacaaaatagaaaaataaacaacaatatACAAAAAACCAGTTACTTACTTATCCTCTTGAAATGGCAAGTCTTTGGCAAAGTTAAAATCAATTGGATCCTTCTTCCCAACAGAATATGGACCAACATTCAAGTCCAAATCTTTCCTAGAAcaataaaaatcaagaaaatctAGAAAATATGGTAAAACAACAGAGTAAGCCTTCACATATGGCAAAGCAATACTCTCATTCTTCTTCCCCGTCAAAGAATTGTAGACAGTTAACATCCTACTCTTAATGGAAAAGTGAATAAAAACCCAATGCAACTGAACCTTCACATGCACAGGAAAAAGAACATGATCCACATCCACCCAAGGAGTGTTACAAAACAAATATTCACCAATAATGTAATCTGAAATTAGATTATCAAAACGAATGATGCTTGAATCACATTTGGCTGCCACAAAGTTATCATACAAACCCTTGATAGTTGCATCAAACCAAGAGTCTGTAGTTGTAACCCTCTTGTTCAAACCATCAACCAGCTTAATCTTCTTCCTCAGGTAATAAAAACATACATTTATatgctacaaaaaataaataaacatacaaaagttAGGAACctggttactacccataaataaaaaaacaatttaCAGACAGTACTAAAAGGAACCTGGTTACTTGTCTTAACCATGatcaacaacaaaaacaaaacatcTAAACAAAACAAAGACTAATTAAGAATCATTATACCAAGAACCTGGTTACTAgccaatatataataaaaaaaaaaacaagttacaCACAATGCTTCAAAGAACCTGGTTactacccaaaatttaaaaatattttacacaCTTATTAACAGGAACCTGGTTACTTGACTTAAACatgatcaacaaaaaaaaaaaaaacatctaaaCAAACAAATACTACTAAATAAACATTATAACAAGAATCTGGTTACTTACAGTGTCCATAAGCTCCTCCCCACAAGTTTGAAGCTTGTAAAACCACATTTTCTCATAAATTTTAACAAATGAATAATCCATTGGGGGATTGATAATGTTATTGACATCAGAAAATTTCTTCTTCCTTcaaaacaaaaaacatatatatatatatatatatatattaacaaacaattaaatatcaagaataataatattaaagaaaatataaaaaaacatacttattCTTAAAATTCATTTTATCCTCAATCCAAGAAATATAATCCAGGCAATCATTTTTTGAAACATTCTGCCCTATTTCATTTTCAAATGGAACCAATCCTCTAACAATCACCACTTCCACTCCCTTCCTCTTCACAGTTTCTTTAACATCAGAAGAACCAAACTCAGTAACAAAAGGAGACTTGACATGAGTACTAGGTTTAGGCTCCCTCTTTTCAATAGCAACAGGAacctcatcatcatcaccaaccATCACAACCTTCCAATCATCCTTACTCCCGGTAAATTTCTTTTCTCCTTCTGCATACTGAATAGTTCTATCAATAACACTCAAAATCTCTGGATCAACATATACttcttcaaaacttaaaccaactgAACTGAACTCAGGCTTGTTTGTAAAATCctataatgaataaaaataaaatcaattacaacaaattcaattttaaataaaataatacaagaaacaaaacaaaaataaattacaaaacctTATCTCCACCCACAACATTTGACAACTCCAACCCAGAATAAACAgcatcaaaattttcatttaaatcctTCTCAACACCCTAAAAGAAATAATGAAACTGGTTACAACAGTAACTGGTTACACTAAACAACTACAGAAAGAAAACATActattaagaaaaataaactagttACCTTACTACCATCAGACTCTTCAGCTGAATCATTTCCACAATCCtagccaacaaaaaaaaaaaaacaatctggTTACAACTAAAAAtggttaaaaaaaacaataaagcatAAAAACAAACAAGTTAGCTTAGAATCATCAGAAATAGGACTGGAAACATTATCAAAATCATCTGGCTTTTCCCCTTCATTAAAACCAGCACTTTCATCACTTGAATTTGCAACTTTTTCAGAATTTTTTGCAACAAATTTTGCAATCATTGCAGATAAATCACTGAGTTTCCCCATGAACTCAGATCTCATAACTGCAATGTCACTAATAATAGTTTCTTGGCATGCTTTTATTGATGAGATTGATTCACAAATCAATCTCAACTTTTCACTATCAAcctacaaaacaaaataaaatactttacaaaacagcaaaaaaaaaaaataaagacaaaaaaacctaaaaagaaacctataaatttcaaaacaaaataatatattttttttaactaaaacaaacaacaaaactAACCAGTACCTGGGTACCCGGACTACTGTCTCCATCTTCAGCACACACCTTCGGCAAGTATAGAGGCTCAAACTTAAACTTATTTACTGCCAGTTTCTTTCTCTCCTCAGAAGACGGATAGACATTCAGGATAGTCAactgaataaattaaaaatatatatatacaaaatcaaGAAAACTGGTTACCATCAACTGAAACCAGGTACACAAACAAAAATGCAAAAATGAATCAAACAAATTTAGCAAGAAACCAGTTACAAAACAAAAAGATTATACCTTCTGATTGTTGAAAACCTTTCCCACCAAGTTTTCATAGAACGCATTATCTGTACTCTTCCAATTCAACAAACGGGGAAATTTTTTCCCAACCCGCTGACAAAACTCAGGACTCAACTCAGCTATACTTTCATAAATCCATACAAGAAAAGCAATGGGAAACCCAAGAAGTTTGTAAGGGTGAAGGCCAACCTTCCCATCAACGAACAATCCATCAAATATTTTATTCCCACCCTTCAAAGCAGTTTTCAAATATTGAAAACTCCTATCCCATACAAACTTGCCAAAACCAATATTTGCTAATTCAGAAAAATCTCGATCAACCATCTCAAAAAAGAAATCATCAACCAACTTATCACTAGTATAGCCGTACAAATAGTTAACTAGGATATGAACTATACCCAATTTGACAACATCCTCATCATCAACTAGATCCTTACTAATAAAAGCATTGCGTAATTCAGACTTCGACACCTTACCAACAAAACGgccaaatatttttttcttaaacaaaaCCTTCTTTTTTTGAAAACGACTTAAATCAAAATCACCATCACATCTAAGACCCGTAACTAGAGCAAACTCTTCAATAGAAAACCTACACACTCTACGACCAAGCTTAAACCACATTTCCTCTTCCTCCCTCTCATGAGATACCTCTCTCAATAACACAAGCTGGGCAAGTTGAGTTTGAAAATGAATATCACATACTTCTAAAAAGTGCCCAAATGGGGTCTTCTTAAACAATGATTTCTGACTTTTAGTCAACTTAGATTTCAAGTCAGTAATGACACTCTTGTCATTAAAATGTTGAACCTTACTACCAAACCTCTTGGAGGGGTATATTTTTAAATGAGCCTGcagaaaaaaacaaaacaattaaacaTGCAACCAGtttcaaaaaatataaacatgaaaAATTTATAAGTACTTTACATTTATAAAACGGCTTATATGTATTTAACTTTGTATGGTTTAAat from Humulus lupulus chromosome 5, drHumLupu1.1, whole genome shotgun sequence encodes the following:
- the LOC133778597 gene encoding uncharacterized protein LOC133778597; the encoded protein is MDANNNIFPLAFGIGDSENDSSWLWFFTKLKETYGEREGMAIISDRHKSIENAIDHVYPKAFHGACIFHLLNNIKVNFGVHGEDLNLNFVKAAKAYRVQSFEHYMHEIDKIDTRIRPYLQKIGYSTWSRCHAPTRRYTMMTSNIVESINAALKAARTLPITTMMEGLRSLVQKWVWKNGNEANGTFTQVTTDTETVLRENFIRAIKFQVFPVNTILYQVVVEQKGNFLVNLMEKTCECKRFQQDEIPCAHAIAVFAKTRLKTYDYVADYYKTTTMKATYDSTVHPLPNEGEWTLPETLNIIVLPPKSRKPPGRPRRKRIRSRGEPKVQIKCGRCAQQGHNRKTCRNEPIPKLRNTTKSKKIDK
- the LOC133778598 gene encoding uncharacterized protein LOC133778598 produces the protein MDYSFVKIYEKMWFYKLQTCGEELMDTHINVCFYYLRKKIKLVDGLNKRVTTTDSWFDATIKGLYDNFVAAKCDSSIIRFDNLISDYIIGEYLFCNTPWVDVDHVLFPVHVKVQLHWVFIHFSIKSRMLTVYNSLTGKKNESIALPYVKAYSVVLPYFLDFLDFYCSRKDLDLNVGPYSVGKKDPIDFNFAKDLPFQEDK